One genomic region from Paracoccus pantotrophus encodes:
- a CDS encoding CoA-binding protein — MNLAVLRDIGTSPVDDDIARIARTVRCIAIVGLSPNEARPSWGVARYLKSQGYRIIPVNPGHAGGTILDERVYPDLRAIPPEQAVDMVDIFRRAEAVPAIVDQALAHLPRLDTIWMQLGIRHPQAAGRARARGLTVIEDRCPKIEFPRFL; from the coding sequence ATGAACCTGGCAGTACTTCGCGACATCGGCACCTCGCCGGTCGACGACGACATTGCGCGCATCGCCCGCACGGTGCGCTGCATTGCCATCGTGGGCCTGTCGCCGAACGAGGCGCGACCATCCTGGGGCGTGGCCCGTTACCTGAAATCGCAGGGCTATCGCATCATTCCGGTCAATCCGGGCCATGCGGGCGGCACCATCCTGGACGAGCGGGTCTATCCCGACCTGCGCGCGATTCCGCCCGAGCAGGCGGTGGACATGGTGGACATCTTCCGTCGGGCCGAGGCCGTGCCCGCCATCGTCGACCAGGCGCTGGCGCATCTGCCCAGGCTGGACACGATCTGGATGCAATTGGGCATCCGCCATCCGCAGGCGGCCGGCCGCGCCCGCGCCCGCGGCCTGACGGTGATCGAGGATCGCTGCCCGAAGATCGAGTTCCCGCGCTTTCTTTAA
- a CDS encoding ribose-phosphate pyrophosphokinase encodes MPAMTEPKLIAGNANRPLANAIARRMSMHRGMNVAPVEARVERFNDQEIFVEVYENVRGEDMFIIQPTSNPANDNLMELLIMTDALKRSSAARITAVIPYFGYARQDRRAKARTPISAKLVANLLTEAGVDRVLTLDLHAAQIQGFFDIPVDNLYAAPVFALDIKHHFRERLSDLMVISPDVGGVARARELAQRIGAPLAIVDKRREKPGEVAEMTVIGDVTGKTCIIVDDICDTAGTLCKAAQVLTEHGATEVHAYITHGVLSGPAVERVQASVMKSLVITDSIEPTEKVKAASNIRIVPTAPMFAQAILNIWNGTSVSSLFEVDTLGPIYEGLYSGF; translated from the coding sequence ATGCCGGCCATGACCGAACCCAAGCTCATCGCGGGAAATGCGAACCGGCCTCTGGCCAATGCCATCGCCCGCCGCATGTCGATGCATCGCGGGATGAATGTCGCCCCCGTCGAGGCGCGGGTCGAGCGGTTCAACGACCAGGAGATCTTCGTCGAGGTCTATGAGAATGTCCGCGGCGAGGACATGTTCATCATCCAGCCGACCTCGAACCCGGCCAATGACAACCTGATGGAACTGCTGATCATGACGGATGCGCTCAAGCGTTCGTCGGCGGCGCGCATCACCGCGGTCATCCCCTATTTCGGCTATGCGCGCCAGGATCGCCGCGCCAAGGCCCGCACGCCGATCAGCGCCAAGCTGGTCGCCAACCTGCTGACCGAGGCGGGCGTGGACCGGGTGCTGACGCTGGACCTGCATGCGGCGCAGATCCAGGGCTTCTTCGACATCCCGGTGGACAATCTCTATGCCGCGCCGGTCTTTGCGCTGGACATCAAGCATCACTTCCGCGAGCGGCTGTCCGATCTGATGGTGATCTCGCCCGACGTGGGCGGGGTGGCGCGGGCGCGGGAGCTGGCGCAGCGCATCGGCGCGCCGCTGGCCATCGTCGACAAGCGCCGCGAGAAGCCGGGTGAGGTGGCCGAGATGACGGTGATCGGCGACGTGACCGGCAAGACCTGCATCATCGTCGACGACATCTGCGACACCGCCGGCACGCTCTGCAAGGCGGCGCAGGTGCTGACCGAGCACGGCGCGACCGAGGTGCATGCCTATATCACCCACGGCGTCCTTTCCGGCCCGGCGGTCGAGCGGGTGCAGGCCTCGGTGATGAAATCGCTGGTGATCACCGATTCCATCGAACCGACCGAGAAGGTGAAGGCCGCCTCGAACATCCGCATCGTGCCGACGGCGCCGATGTTCGCCCAGGCGATTCTGAACATCTGGAACGGCACTTCGGTCAGCTCGCTGTTCGAGGTGGACACGCTGGGCCCGATCTACGAAGGGCTCTATTCCGGCTTCTGA